The following are from one region of the Paenibacillus sabinae T27 genome:
- a CDS encoding urocanate hydratase has protein sequence MSRITAARGGELRCKGWRQEALLRMLENVLENGENQKELIVYASLGKAARNWPSYRAIVDTLKNLEEDETLVIQSGKPIGIFRTHRQAPLVVMANCNLVGRWATSENFYELQDKGLIIWGGLTAAAWQYIGSQGVIQGTYEIFQSIARLHFGGSLQGRFILTAGLGGMGGSQPLAGTMAGAAILCVEVAEERIDKRISAGYLQRKTASLDEALAWIEEAKGSGEALSVGLLGNAADVYPELLASGVLPDIVTDQTSAHDLLYGYIPSGYTPAAAAAARKTDPAGLQEAAGTSIAAEVGAMLEFKERGAVVFDNGNNIRSQAVKYGIANAFDIDIFTEAFLRPLFARAIGPFRWIALSGDPQDIRTIDEYILREFSDNEIVSNWIKLANIHVPVEGLPARIGWFGHRDRSRLALAVNAMVREGKLSGPVAFSRDHLDAAAMAHPNIMTERMKDGSDAIADWPLLNAMLNCSSMADLVAIHSGGGGYAGYMTSAGVTIVADGKEESDLRLRTALDNDTGLGVLRYADAGYEESLDEVERKGIARIDTRRHEEIVAD, from the coding sequence GTGAGCAGAATTACGGCGGCAAGAGGAGGAGAGCTTCGCTGCAAGGGGTGGCGTCAGGAAGCGCTGCTGCGGATGCTGGAGAATGTGCTGGAGAATGGCGAGAACCAGAAGGAGCTGATTGTCTATGCATCATTGGGCAAAGCGGCGCGGAACTGGCCGTCCTACAGAGCCATTGTGGACACGCTGAAGAATCTGGAAGAGGACGAGACGCTGGTCATTCAATCGGGCAAACCGATCGGAATCTTCCGCACGCATCGCCAGGCTCCGCTCGTTGTAATGGCGAACTGCAATCTGGTGGGCCGATGGGCGACCAGTGAGAACTTCTATGAATTGCAGGACAAAGGTCTGATCATCTGGGGAGGGCTGACCGCAGCCGCCTGGCAGTACATCGGTTCCCAGGGCGTGATTCAGGGAACGTATGAAATCTTCCAGAGCATTGCCCGCCTGCATTTCGGCGGAAGCCTGCAGGGCCGTTTCATTCTGACCGCCGGCCTTGGCGGCATGGGCGGTTCTCAGCCGCTGGCCGGAACGATGGCGGGCGCAGCGATTTTATGCGTGGAGGTCGCGGAGGAACGGATCGACAAGCGCATTTCGGCGGGGTACTTGCAGCGCAAGACCGCAAGCCTGGATGAAGCGCTGGCCTGGATCGAAGAGGCGAAAGGTAGCGGAGAGGCGCTGTCAGTCGGCCTGCTTGGCAATGCCGCCGACGTGTACCCCGAGCTGCTGGCCAGCGGGGTGCTGCCGGATATTGTGACGGACCAGACCTCCGCGCATGATCTGCTCTACGGGTATATTCCGAGCGGCTATACCCCCGCCGCTGCGGCGGCGGCCCGCAAGACGGACCCGGCTGGACTTCAGGAAGCCGCCGGAACGTCGATTGCGGCTGAAGTCGGAGCGATGCTGGAATTCAAGGAGCGCGGCGCGGTTGTCTTCGATAACGGCAACAACATCCGTTCGCAGGCGGTGAAGTACGGCATTGCTAACGCTTTTGACATCGACATCTTCACGGAAGCCTTCCTACGTCCCTTGTTCGCCCGGGCCATCGGCCCGTTCCGCTGGATCGCCCTCAGCGGCGACCCGCAGGACATCCGGACGATCGACGAATATATTTTGCGGGAATTCAGTGACAACGAGATCGTGTCGAACTGGATCAAGCTGGCGAACATTCACGTACCGGTCGAAGGGCTGCCTGCCCGGATCGGCTGGTTCGGCCACCGCGATCGCAGCAGGCTGGCGCTGGCCGTGAATGCCATGGTTCGTGAAGGCAAGCTGAGCGGTCCGGTAGCGTTCTCGCGCGACCATCTGGATGCGGCCGCCATGGCCCACCCGAACATCATGACGGAACGGATGAAGGACGGCAGCGACGCGATTGCCGACTGGCCGCTGCTGAACGCGATGCTGAACTGCTCCTCCATGGCTGATCTGGTGGCCATTCATTCAGGCGGCGGAGGCTATGCAGGGTACATGACGAGCGCCGGCGTTACCATTGTCGCCGATGGCAAGGAGGAGAGCGATCTGCGCCTGCGGACCGCACTCGATAACGATACCGGTCTGGGCGTGCTCCGCTATGCGGATGCCGGATACGAGGAGTCGCTGGACGAGGTGGAACGCAAGGGAATCGCAAGAATCGATACCCGCAGGCATGAGGAGATTGTGGCGGACTAA